In Halalkalicoccus subterraneus, a genomic segment contains:
- a CDS encoding ABC transporter permease → MSLRRFILNRILSIVPILFGVSVITFGLVHLTPGDPVSQMVALNPDITPAQEAQIRARYGLDGPVWQQYLTWMSNVLTGDFGTVVRTNREVSEIVLGRLPETIALGLFGWAFGLLIAIPTGIYAAVNKDRFGDTISRFLALSGISIPNFWLGLMLILVGALWLGWWPVLAPSRLPLYHPEMLWYLILPGLTIGTAAAASIMRVMRTSMAEELNKEYVTAARAKGLPERQVVLKHVLRNSLISVVTLAATLTASIVAGSVVVETVFNWPGLGRAFIDAIN, encoded by the coding sequence ATGAGCTTACGACGTTTCATACTGAATCGCATCCTCTCGATCGTCCCGATCCTGTTCGGGGTGTCGGTGATCACGTTCGGGCTGGTCCATCTGACGCCCGGGGACCCGGTCAGTCAGATGGTCGCGCTGAACCCCGACATCACGCCGGCACAGGAGGCACAGATACGCGCGCGCTACGGCCTCGACGGACCGGTCTGGCAGCAGTACCTGACGTGGATGTCGAACGTGCTGACGGGCGATTTCGGCACGGTCGTCCGAACCAACCGCGAGGTCTCGGAGATCGTTCTCGGACGGCTGCCCGAAACGATCGCGCTGGGGCTGTTCGGCTGGGCGTTCGGCCTCCTCATCGCGATCCCGACGGGGATCTACGCGGCGGTCAACAAGGACCGATTCGGCGATACGATCAGTCGGTTTCTCGCGCTGTCGGGCATCTCGATCCCGAACTTCTGGCTCGGGCTGATGCTCATTCTCGTCGGCGCGCTCTGGCTGGGCTGGTGGCCGGTGCTCGCACCCTCGCGACTGCCGCTGTACCACCCCGAAATGCTGTGGTACCTGATCCTACCCGGGCTGACAATCGGGACCGCCGCGGCGGCGAGCATCATGCGCGTGATGCGCACCTCGATGGCCGAGGAACTGAACAAGGAGTACGTGACCGCCGCCCGCGCGAAGGGCCTGCCCGAGCGCCAAGTCGTGCTCAAACACGTCCTGCGAAACTCGCTGATCTCGGTCGTGACGCTCGCGGCGACGCTGACGGCGAGCATCGTCGCCGGGTCGGTCGTCGTCGAGACCGTCTTCAACTGGCCGGGACTCGGCCGGGCGTTCATCGACGCCATCAAC